From the genome of Geminocystis herdmanii PCC 6308, one region includes:
- a CDS encoding F0F1 ATP synthase subunit B': protein MTQWILLAAETAEGGLFDLDATLPLMAIQFLLLATILNILFYKPLGKAIDDRAGYVQGQLNQAKKQKQEAIALAQQYEQELKEVRKQSQGIIGTAQSEAQKIVTEQVQQAQQEVIAERQKASEQIEAERVQALSSLEQEVSALSRQILEKVIGLEFVR, encoded by the coding sequence ATGACACAATGGATTTTATTGGCAGCTGAAACCGCAGAAGGTGGATTATTTGATCTTGATGCTACTTTGCCCTTAATGGCAATTCAGTTTTTACTGTTAGCAACAATACTAAATATTCTCTTTTATAAACCTTTAGGTAAAGCCATTGACGATCGAGCAGGTTATGTTCAAGGTCAATTAAACCAAGCCAAGAAACAAAAACAAGAGGCGATCGCCCTCGCTCAACAATACGAACAAGAACTAAAAGAAGTCCGTAAACAATCTCAAGGAATCATCGGTACTGCTCAATCTGAAGCTCAAAAAATTGTAACAGAACAAGTACAACAGGCACAGCAAGAAGTAATTGCAGAACGTCAAAAAGCCTCAGAACAAATCGAAGCAGAAAGAGTACAGGCTTTAAGTTCCTTAGAACAAGAAGTCAGCGCCCTAAGCCGACAAATTTTAGAGAAAGTAATCGGACTTGAATTTGTCAGATAA
- a CDS encoding F0F1 ATP synthase subunit B: protein MVTLFYLATHEPSGGFGISTDILGSNVINLVLVIGLLVVYGGKFVGNLLTERRNRIAEEIQEAENRASVAAKALAEGKANLNQAQVKAKQIKSDAESTAEKLRAEILAQGQKDIERMRTTAVQELDSERAKVVAGLKKRIAVLALEKAEQQLRETLTDEVQGKLISRAVDQLGG, encoded by the coding sequence ATGGTGACTTTATTTTATCTAGCCACTCACGAACCGTCAGGCGGATTTGGTATAAGTACAGATATTCTCGGCTCTAACGTTATTAACCTCGTTCTCGTAATTGGGTTGTTAGTAGTCTATGGTGGGAAATTTGTGGGAAACTTACTCACAGAAAGACGCAATAGAATCGCTGAAGAAATACAAGAAGCGGAAAATCGTGCTTCCGTTGCCGCTAAGGCTTTAGCAGAGGGGAAAGCCAACTTAAACCAAGCTCAAGTTAAGGCAAAACAAATCAAATCTGATGCGGAGTCCACCGCCGAAAAACTCAGAGCAGAAATTTTGGCACAAGGACAAAAAGACATTGAAAGAATGCGCACTACTGCGGTACAAGAGTTAGACTCTGAAAGAGCAAAAGTAGTCGCAGGTTTGAAAAAAAGAATTGCTGTATTAGCGCTTGAAAAAGCAGAACAGCAGTTAAGAGAAACTTTGACTGATGAAGTTCAAGGTAAGCTCATTAGTCGTGCGGTTGACCAACTAGGAGGTTAA
- the atpH gene encoding ATP synthase F1 subunit delta: MQSAITAEVVEPYAEALMSLAQQKNVTDAIGEDVRNLLTLIRESVELKTFFASPLVKAEDKKAIIKQISGQINHDLLNFLLLLVDKKRIGFIEGVLAKYLEILRKLNNIVLAEVTSAVRLYEGEAEKLVEKIKNLTGATGVEIQTKIDADIIGGVIIKVGSQVYDASLKGQLRRISLSVLGANN, encoded by the coding sequence ATGCAAAGTGCTATTACCGCCGAAGTAGTAGAGCCTTATGCTGAAGCCCTAATGTCCCTAGCGCAACAAAAAAATGTAACTGATGCTATCGGTGAAGATGTCCGTAACTTATTGACATTAATCCGTGAATCCGTAGAGTTAAAAACATTTTTTGCTAGTCCATTGGTGAAAGCTGAGGATAAAAAAGCCATTATCAAACAAATATCGGGGCAAATTAATCATGATTTGCTCAACTTTTTGCTGTTATTGGTGGACAAAAAACGTATAGGCTTCATTGAAGGTGTTTTAGCGAAATATCTGGAAATTTTACGCAAGTTAAATAACATAGTATTAGCTGAAGTTACCTCCGCCGTGAGACTCTATGAAGGCGAAGCAGAAAAATTAGTAGAGAAGATCAAAAATCTTACTGGTGCTACTGGCGTAGAAATTCAGACTAAAATTGATGCCGATATTATTGGTGGTGTAATCATCAAAGTCGGTTCTCAAGTATATGATGCTAGTCTGAAAGGGCAATTGCGTCGTATTAGTCTTAGTGTTCTAGGTGCTAATAATTAA
- the atpA gene encoding F0F1 ATP synthase subunit alpha: protein MIRPDEIASIIRQQIESYDQQVQVSNVGTVLQIGDGIARVYGLDKVMSGELVEFEDGTIGIALNLEADNVGVVLMGDGVGIQEGSNVKATGKIAQIPVGQALVGRVLDALARPIDGKGELVTSETRLIESPAPGIIARKSVCEPMQTGITAIDAMIPVGRGQRELIIGDRQTGKTAIAVDTIINQKSEDVICVYVAIGQKASTVASVVDTLKEKGALDYTVIVAANANDPATLQYLAPYTGAAIAEHFMYQGKATLVIYDDLSKQAQAYRQMSLLLRRPPGREAYPGDVFYLHSRLLERAAKLSDALGGGSMTALPIIETQAGDVSAYIPTNVISITDGQIFLSSDLFNSGFRPAINAGISVSRVGSAAQTKAMKQVAGKLKLELAQFAELEAFSQFASDLDAATQAQLAKGQRLRQLLKQPQNSPLAIWEQVAQVYSGINGLLDDIAVDKVVEFVAELRNYIKNNKPKFVEIVSTEKKLTDEAETLLKEAIVEAKQAFSA from the coding sequence ATGATCAGACCAGACGAAATTGCTAGTATTATTCGCCAACAGATTGAATCTTATGATCAACAGGTTCAAGTTTCTAATGTTGGTACAGTCTTACAAATCGGTGATGGTATCGCTCGTGTCTATGGCTTAGATAAAGTCATGTCCGGGGAACTTGTAGAATTTGAAGATGGTACGATCGGTATCGCTCTTAACTTAGAAGCTGATAACGTTGGGGTTGTGTTAATGGGTGACGGTGTTGGCATCCAAGAAGGTAGTAACGTAAAAGCTACTGGAAAAATTGCACAAATTCCCGTAGGACAAGCCTTAGTCGGTAGAGTTTTAGACGCTTTAGCCCGTCCCATCGATGGTAAAGGTGAACTCGTTACCTCTGAAACTCGTTTAATCGAATCTCCAGCCCCCGGTATCATTGCGCGTAAATCCGTTTGTGAACCTATGCAAACAGGTATCACTGCGATCGACGCTATGATTCCCGTAGGTAGAGGACAACGGGAGTTAATCATCGGTGACAGACAAACAGGTAAAACTGCCATCGCCGTTGATACCATCATTAACCAAAAATCCGAAGATGTAATCTGTGTTTACGTTGCCATCGGACAAAAAGCCTCCACCGTTGCTAGTGTTGTGGATACTTTAAAAGAAAAAGGCGCTTTAGACTATACCGTCATTGTAGCGGCTAACGCTAACGATCCTGCTACTTTACAATATTTAGCTCCTTATACTGGTGCTGCGATCGCAGAACACTTCATGTATCAAGGAAAAGCAACCCTCGTAATTTACGATGACTTATCCAAACAAGCTCAGGCTTACCGTCAGATGTCATTGTTATTACGCCGTCCTCCCGGTCGTGAAGCCTATCCCGGAGACGTATTCTATTTACACTCTCGCTTATTAGAAAGAGCCGCTAAACTCAGCGATGCTTTAGGTGGTGGCAGTATGACTGCATTACCTATCATCGAAACCCAAGCCGGTGACGTATCCGCTTATATTCCTACCAACGTAATTTCTATTACTGACGGTCAAATTTTCTTATCTTCCGACTTGTTTAACTCTGGTTTCCGCCCTGCCATTAACGCTGGTATCTCTGTATCCCGTGTGGGATCTGCGGCTCAAACCAAAGCCATGAAACAGGTTGCAGGTAAATTAAAATTAGAATTAGCCCAGTTTGCTGAATTAGAAGCCTTCTCTCAATTTGCTTCTGACTTAGATGCGGCCACTCAAGCACAATTAGCCAAAGGGCAACGTTTACGTCAGTTACTCAAACAGCCTCAAAACTCTCCTTTAGCGATTTGGGAACAAGTTGCTCAGGTTTATAGTGGTATCAACGGTTTGTTAGATGATATTGCTGTGGATAAAGTTGTAGAATTTGTGGCTGAGTTAAGAAACTACATCAAAAACAACAAGCCTAAATTTGTGGAAATCGTCAGCACTGAGAAAAAATTAACCGACGAAGCTGAAACCTTATTGAAAGAGGCG